The Saccharopolyspora gloriosae genome has a segment encoding these proteins:
- a CDS encoding deoxyguanosinetriphosphate triphosphohydrolase family protein, with translation MRTDPPVQRTSRRSDAIRNGRPASDLATSPFRADRDRVSSSAFFARLGGVTQVVSPSGSGMLLHNRLTHSLKVAQVARAIGERLHVDPDAKAAMDELGGCDLDVVEAAGLGHDLGHPPFGHLGETVLDRIARVEFGLPDGFEGNAQSFRIVSSIDVRGDPDGSGDGLDLTAAVRAALLKYPWTRLHRPSPHPRDLREPPRGASEPDEAPGTGSAKFSCYVTELDDMRDCRSAFRGLVDSWQQTVEASVMDTADDIAYAIHDLEDFHRVGILQHTTVSHELTEWLAHQVQLAALGDAELARTEHFPGRSLERLRRRLHAKDSWIASDDAFTQAVKKVVEELVTKLLQVPFDRSKQAEQTVAVFSGEWTRRLVEGVRVERRPTVRSGHVSLGPEQWHEVQVLKFVHRRFVLQRPDLALHQRGQDRLLTKLVTALDSWLIDRSEAARLPHRLRDLFDRAHQEFADLRSADPAALSPGGEPISGADLDRRARGRAVIDFIASLTDDQAASLLEALSGRTTRLFSEISI, from the coding sequence ATGCGAACCGATCCGCCGGTCCAGCGAACCTCCCGCCGCAGCGACGCCATCCGCAACGGCCGGCCGGCCTCGGACCTGGCGACGAGCCCGTTCCGGGCGGATCGGGACCGGGTGTCGAGTTCGGCGTTCTTCGCGCGCCTCGGCGGCGTGACGCAGGTCGTGAGCCCCAGCGGTTCCGGCATGCTGCTGCACAACCGGCTCACGCACAGCCTGAAGGTCGCGCAGGTGGCGCGGGCCATCGGCGAGCGGCTGCACGTGGATCCGGATGCGAAGGCGGCGATGGACGAGCTCGGCGGCTGCGACCTGGACGTCGTGGAGGCCGCCGGGCTGGGCCACGATCTCGGGCATCCGCCGTTCGGTCATCTCGGCGAGACCGTGCTGGATCGGATCGCGCGCGTCGAGTTCGGGTTGCCGGACGGGTTCGAAGGCAACGCGCAGTCGTTCCGCATCGTCAGTTCGATCGACGTGCGCGGCGATCCGGACGGTTCCGGGGACGGCCTCGACCTCACCGCGGCGGTGCGCGCCGCGTTGCTGAAGTACCCGTGGACGCGACTGCACCGCCCGTCCCCGCACCCGCGTGACCTGCGGGAGCCGCCGCGCGGCGCGTCCGAGCCGGACGAGGCGCCGGGCACCGGTTCGGCGAAGTTCTCCTGCTACGTCACCGAGCTCGACGACATGCGCGACTGCCGTTCGGCGTTCCGCGGCTTGGTGGACAGCTGGCAGCAGACCGTTGAGGCGTCGGTGATGGACACCGCCGACGACATCGCTTACGCCATCCACGACCTGGAGGACTTCCACCGGGTCGGCATCCTGCAGCACACGACCGTCTCGCATGAGCTCACCGAGTGGCTCGCCCACCAGGTGCAGCTCGCCGCGCTGGGCGATGCCGAGCTCGCCCGCACCGAGCACTTTCCGGGCCGGTCGCTGGAGCGGCTGCGGCGCAGGCTGCACGCGAAGGACTCCTGGATCGCCTCCGACGACGCTTTCACCCAGGCCGTGAAGAAGGTCGTCGAGGAGCTGGTGACGAAGCTGCTGCAGGTGCCGTTCGACCGTTCGAAGCAGGCCGAGCAGACGGTGGCGGTGTTCTCCGGCGAGTGGACTCGCAGGCTGGTCGAAGGCGTGCGGGTGGAGCGGCGGCCGACGGTGCGTTCGGGGCACGTGTCGCTCGGTCCGGAGCAGTGGCACGAGGTGCAGGTGCTGAAGTTCGTGCATCGCCGCTTCGTGCTGCAGCGCCCGGATCTGGCGTTGCACCAGCGCGGCCAGGACCGGTTGCTGACCAAGCTGGTCACGGCGCTGGACTCGTGGCTGATCGACCGCAGCGAGGCGGCCCGGCTGCCGCATCGGCTGCGCGACCTGTTCGACCGGGCGCACCAGGAGTTCGCCGACCTGCGCTCGGCCGATCCGGCCGCGTTGTCCCCGGGTGGTGAGCCGATCAGCGGCGCGGACCTGGACCGCCGAGCCCGCGGCCGCGCCGTGATCGACTTCATCGCCTCCCTCACCGACGACCAGGCGGCCTCCCTGCTGGAAGCCCTTTCCGGCCGGACCACCCGCCTGTTCTCGGAAATCTCAATCTGA
- a CDS encoding acVLRF1 family peptidyl-tRNA hydrolase, whose amino-acid sequence MRGRQLAGGGRAVPVPPDRLAGWFERFGTRHGGIERTERTERRVTVTAVDGAVAVVEVPFEELPGPHGEIPGLAVDPLVEHVSVPRRIGLVLVRLGAHSVGIARGGVVEVSTTDRHLVHGRNKAGGQSQQRFARRRVGQARRSLESAAADVARVLLPERDRLDALVLGGDRRALETLRAEPRLRDLLATAEPRVLDVPEPRRSILDDAAERAIAVEVHIHEP is encoded by the coding sequence ATGCGAGGCAGGCAACTGGCGGGCGGCGGACGCGCGGTTCCGGTGCCGCCGGATCGGCTGGCGGGTTGGTTCGAGCGATTCGGCACCCGCCACGGCGGCATCGAGCGCACCGAGCGCACCGAGCGGCGAGTGACGGTCACCGCCGTCGACGGTGCCGTCGCGGTGGTGGAGGTGCCGTTCGAGGAACTGCCCGGCCCGCACGGAGAAATCCCCGGACTCGCCGTCGACCCGCTGGTCGAGCACGTGAGCGTTCCGCGGCGGATCGGGCTGGTGCTGGTGCGTCTCGGCGCGCACAGCGTCGGCATCGCCCGCGGCGGTGTCGTTGAGGTGTCCACCACGGACCGCCACCTGGTGCACGGCCGGAACAAGGCGGGCGGGCAGTCCCAGCAGCGGTTCGCCCGGCGCCGCGTTGGCCAGGCGCGGCGCTCCCTGGAGTCCGCAGCCGCCGACGTAGCGCGAGTGCTGCTGCCCGAACGCGACCGGCTCGACGCCCTCGTGCTCGGCGGCGACCGCCGGGCGCTGGAGACGCTGCGCGCCGAACCACGGCTGCGCGACCTGCTGGCCACCGCCGAACCCCGCGTCCTCGACGTCCCCGAGCCACGCCGCTCGATCCTCGACGACGCCGCCGAACGCGCCATCGCGGTCGAGGTCCACATCCACGAACCGTGA
- a CDS encoding MFS transporter: MASPSSQARRVALASLIGTTIEWFDFFIYGTAAALVFNKLFFPEFDPLMGTLASFATFAVGFIARPLGGVLFAHFGDRHGRKPVLVLSLLLMGVATVLMGVLPTYETIGVAAPLLLTLLRFAQGLGVGGEWGGAALMAVEHAPAHRRGFYGSWPQIGVPAGLLLGNLTFSALSASVSDAEFLAWGWRVPFLCSAVLIVIGFFIRLRISESPVFEQAARSEPHSRTPVLDVLREHPRIVALAAGSFLATNATFYVGTTWIVSYATTSLDYERTSILNANALLSFVDIPLMLAFGLLSDRIGRRGMSMAGMAGLAVFAVPYFLLVDSGSIMLFLMGGIVVQVCRTAVYGPQSAYFSELFSTRFRYSGASLAYQLAAILGGGLAPMICTALYSWTGSSMAIAGYVVVLCLISLGSSYLLAETYRKGLTEDTAAAPLDRTSD; the protein is encoded by the coding sequence ATGGCCTCTCCCTCCTCCCAGGCTCGCCGGGTGGCTTTAGCCAGCCTCATCGGCACGACCATCGAATGGTTCGACTTCTTCATCTACGGCACCGCCGCGGCGCTGGTGTTCAACAAACTGTTCTTCCCCGAGTTCGACCCGTTGATGGGCACCCTCGCCTCGTTCGCGACGTTCGCGGTCGGGTTCATCGCCCGCCCGCTCGGCGGCGTCCTGTTCGCGCACTTCGGCGACCGGCACGGCCGCAAACCGGTGCTGGTCCTGTCATTGCTGCTGATGGGCGTCGCGACCGTGCTGATGGGCGTGCTGCCGACCTACGAGACCATCGGCGTGGCCGCACCGCTGCTGCTCACGCTGCTGCGGTTCGCTCAAGGCCTCGGCGTCGGCGGGGAATGGGGCGGAGCGGCGCTGATGGCCGTGGAACACGCCCCCGCCCACCGCCGCGGCTTCTACGGGAGCTGGCCGCAGATCGGGGTGCCCGCCGGATTGCTGCTGGGCAACCTCACGTTCTCCGCGCTGTCCGCGAGCGTCAGCGACGCCGAATTCCTCGCCTGGGGCTGGCGGGTGCCGTTCCTGTGCAGCGCGGTGCTCATCGTCATCGGCTTCTTCATCCGGCTGCGAATCAGCGAGAGCCCGGTGTTCGAGCAAGCCGCGCGCAGCGAGCCGCATTCGCGCACCCCGGTGCTCGACGTGCTGCGCGAGCATCCGCGAATCGTGGCGCTCGCGGCGGGATCGTTCCTGGCCACCAACGCCACCTTCTACGTCGGGACCACCTGGATCGTGTCCTACGCGACGACCTCGCTGGACTACGAACGGACGTCGATCCTGAACGCGAACGCGCTGTTGAGCTTCGTCGACATCCCACTGATGCTGGCCTTCGGGCTGCTGTCGGACCGCATCGGGCGGCGGGGCATGTCGATGGCGGGAATGGCCGGACTGGCGGTGTTCGCGGTGCCGTACTTCCTGCTGGTGGACAGCGGTTCGATCATGCTGTTCCTGATGGGCGGCATCGTCGTGCAGGTGTGCCGGACCGCGGTGTACGGACCGCAGTCGGCGTACTTCTCGGAGCTGTTCAGCACCCGCTTCCGCTACAGCGGCGCCTCGCTCGCCTACCAACTCGCGGCGATCCTCGGCGGCGGGCTGGCGCCGATGATCTGCACCGCCCTCTACAGCTGGACCGGGTCGTCGATGGCCATCGCCGGATACGTGGTGGTGCTGTGCCTGATCTCCCTCGGCTCCAGCTACCTGCTGGCGGAGACGTACCGCAAGGGACTCACCGAGGACACCGCCGCCGCACCGCTCGACCGAACCTCAGATTGA
- a CDS encoding metal-sulfur cluster assembly factor: MTDQTQVQDEAAVQDEAAAGEATDVARGAENLPEPPAPAAELAALEDVEEALRDVVDPELGINIVDLGLVYDVRVEQDNSATVDMTLTSAACPLTDVIEEQARSALTGGPGGGVVSDFRINWVWMPPWGPEKITEEGREQLRALGFTV, from the coding sequence ATGACAGACCAGACCCAGGTGCAGGACGAGGCGGCCGTGCAGGACGAGGCGGCCGCGGGCGAGGCCACTGACGTGGCGCGCGGCGCCGAGAACCTGCCGGAGCCCCCGGCCCCGGCGGCCGAACTCGCCGCGCTCGAAGACGTGGAAGAGGCGCTGCGCGACGTCGTGGATCCCGAGTTGGGGATCAACATCGTCGACCTCGGCCTCGTCTACGACGTCCGCGTCGAGCAGGACAACAGCGCCACGGTGGACATGACGCTGACCTCCGCGGCCTGCCCGCTGACCGACGTGATCGAGGAGCAGGCTCGCTCCGCGCTCACCGGCGGTCCCGGCGGCGGCGTGGTCAGCGACTTCCGCATCAATTGGGTGTGGATGCCGCCGTGGGGTCCGGAGAAGATCACCGAAGAAGGCCGCGAACAACTGCGGGCACTCGGCTTCACGGTCTGA
- a CDS encoding GGDEF domain-containing protein → MSAGSIDPVLALVNEVRFAFQPLINVKTGAIVAVEALARPTGGDVHDLFREAARHRKLTELDIELARSAVTAAADHETLLPLHVNIFGGTVTHDLPRLELLLDRLREVGRRPQEVTLEIGPPFARLDPAQLVEGVHALKSDGFQIAVDGVGDGDVPLTLIADMEPGMVKLDRGVVRGLPDSAPRRAVLESVRHLCEAADADLVAEGVENERQLSALRRTGVRLVQGNLLAPAARRPPTTITVPGVAAEVTDPSGQPVNTLAAGPRVTEFLSPATLLSVDATADKVRGVLADHPEISGVVLVDEHNRPQFTIDRNRFLLAVTGPYGHALHAKRPASRLADEPRVVTTATTAIEALSLVTRSDQYRMYDDAIVVDEAGRCLGAVRAGHLIRGMADLKVEEAAALNPLTRLPGSDAIARDVGRRISAGDVFAVSWLDIDGFKSVNDSVGFSAGDDLIRVIGRVLTDAATSLTSVTVGHVGGDDFLLVADLDDLVPLSELLLDPEREAGGVPVTLSLATLVCTQSTVTSYDEVSRMLAPLKQDAKALTGSSWVMSRPGSEHVDVLRGKPQQPPPPSFPGPATMPPPGLAPGSGPPPATGPPSGGPHSRSSGSADPSAMRFPTEDPDPGLPQAQSRVPGR, encoded by the coding sequence ATGAGTGCAGGCAGCATCGACCCCGTGCTCGCGCTGGTCAACGAAGTGCGCTTCGCGTTCCAGCCCCTGATCAACGTGAAGACCGGTGCCATCGTGGCGGTGGAAGCCCTCGCCCGGCCCACCGGTGGGGACGTCCATGACCTGTTCCGGGAGGCCGCTCGGCATCGCAAGCTCACGGAACTCGACATCGAGCTGGCCCGGTCGGCGGTCACCGCGGCCGCCGACCACGAGACCCTGTTACCGCTGCACGTGAACATCTTCGGCGGCACCGTCACCCACGACCTGCCCCGCCTCGAACTGCTGCTGGACCGGTTGCGCGAAGTGGGGCGCCGCCCGCAGGAAGTGACGCTGGAGATCGGGCCGCCGTTCGCGCGGCTGGACCCGGCTCAGCTCGTCGAAGGGGTGCACGCCCTCAAGTCCGACGGGTTCCAGATCGCGGTGGACGGCGTCGGGGACGGCGATGTGCCGCTGACGCTGATCGCGGACATGGAACCCGGCATGGTCAAGCTGGACCGGGGTGTGGTGCGCGGTCTGCCGGACTCCGCGCCGCGCCGAGCGGTGCTGGAGTCGGTGCGGCACCTGTGCGAGGCCGCCGACGCGGACCTCGTCGCCGAAGGCGTGGAGAACGAGCGGCAGCTGTCCGCGTTGCGCCGCACCGGGGTGCGGCTGGTGCAGGGCAACCTGCTGGCGCCGGCCGCGCGCAGGCCACCGACGACGATCACCGTTCCGGGCGTCGCTGCCGAGGTCACCGATCCGTCCGGGCAGCCGGTGAACACGCTCGCGGCCGGCCCGCGAGTCACCGAGTTCCTCTCCCCCGCCACCTTGCTGTCGGTGGACGCGACCGCGGACAAGGTGCGCGGCGTCCTCGCCGACCACCCGGAGATCAGCGGCGTGGTGCTGGTCGACGAGCACAACCGCCCGCAGTTCACCATCGACCGCAACCGGTTCCTGCTCGCCGTCACCGGCCCCTACGGGCACGCGCTGCACGCGAAGCGGCCCGCCTCGCGGCTCGCCGACGAACCTCGGGTGGTCACCACGGCCACCACCGCGATAGAGGCGTTGAGCCTGGTCACCCGTTCCGATCAGTACCGGATGTACGACGACGCGATCGTCGTCGACGAGGCAGGCCGCTGCCTGGGCGCCGTGCGCGCCGGGCACCTCATCCGCGGCATGGCCGACCTGAAGGTGGAGGAGGCCGCGGCGCTGAACCCGCTGACGCGGCTGCCCGGCAGCGACGCCATCGCCAGGGACGTCGGCAGGCGGATCTCCGCCGGTGACGTGTTCGCGGTGAGCTGGCTGGACATCGACGGGTTCAAGTCCGTCAACGACAGCGTCGGGTTCTCCGCGGGCGACGACCTGATCCGGGTCATCGGGCGGGTGCTGACCGACGCCGCCACCTCGCTGACCTCGGTGACCGTCGGACACGTCGGCGGGGACGACTTCCTGCTGGTGGCCGACCTGGACGATCTGGTGCCGCTCTCGGAGTTGCTGCTGGATCCGGAGCGGGAGGCCGGCGGGGTGCCGGTGACGTTGTCGCTGGCGACGCTGGTGTGCACGCAGAGCACCGTGACCTCCTACGACGAGGTGTCGCGGATGCTGGCGCCGCTCAAGCAGGACGCGAAGGCGTTGACCGGTTCCAGCTGGGTGATGTCGCGTCCCGGTTCGGAACACGTCGACGTGCTGCGCGGCAAACCGCAGCAGCCGCCCCCGCCGTCCTTCCCGGGTCCGGCGACGATGCCGCCGCCCGGTCTCGCGCCCGGGTCCGGTCCGCCGCCCGCCACGGGACCGCCGTCCGGCGGACCGCACTCGCGGAGCTCGGGTTCGGCCGATCCGTCCGCGATGCGCTTCCCCACCGAGGACCCCGACCCGGGCCTGCCGCAGGCCCAATCCCGCGTCCCGGGCCGCTGA
- the sufU gene encoding Fe-S cluster assembly sulfur transfer protein SufU produces the protein MQLEQMYQEIILDHYRNPHGHGLRDPFDAESSQVNPVCGDEVTLRVRLAGNGLDAIIEDVSYEGQGCSISQASISVLTDLVVGKPVKEAMQRQAAFSELMQGRGKVEPDEDVLEDGIAFAGVAQYPARVKCALLGWMAFKDAVSRVVDEVGAS, from the coding sequence ATGCAGCTCGAACAGATGTACCAGGAGATCATCCTGGACCACTACCGCAACCCGCACGGGCACGGCCTGCGGGACCCGTTCGACGCGGAGTCCTCGCAGGTCAACCCGGTGTGCGGGGACGAGGTGACGTTGCGCGTCCGGTTGGCGGGCAACGGCCTCGACGCGATCATCGAGGACGTCTCCTACGAGGGGCAGGGCTGTTCGATCAGCCAGGCCTCGATCTCGGTGCTCACCGACCTGGTGGTCGGCAAGCCGGTGAAGGAGGCCATGCAGCGGCAGGCCGCCTTCAGCGAGCTCATGCAGGGCCGTGGCAAGGTGGAGCCCGACGAGGACGTCCTGGAGGACGGCATCGCGTTCGCCGGTGTGGCGCAATACCCGGCACGCGTGAAGTGCGCGTTGCTGGGGTGGATGGCTTTCAAGGACGCCGTTTCGCGCGTCGTCGACGAGGTGGGAGCGTCATGA
- a CDS encoding lycopene cyclase family protein → MVDVLIVGAGPAGRAVAAACADTGLAVTVIDPAPRRGWPHTYSSWLDELDAAVPRSTLASVTATMRVFGTSPRDLARPYAVLDNTALWKHLWRPDVHDITGRVVGAEHGPTGSTVQLKDGRRLAAAAVVDASGAARVLSGGRPPRPAAQQSAVGVVVDAATAEPLCPVGSGVFMDWRPAPDTRGGWPTFLYCVRFGTGQVLLEETSLARRPAMPLTLLRRRLHGRLAAAGITVPDGAPEERVRFPVDDPIPLPGRVVPFGASGGLVHPASGFSVAAALRQAPWVAGALSAGLTAGPAKAAKAAWSILWPPRAMATHALHRRALRSLLVFPPSLVPEFFEAFFSLPEADQAAFLAAERDPARTAAAMTTLFRRSPWSVRRRLVAGGFGPGGGEAQHGFGGL, encoded by the coding sequence GTGGTGGACGTGCTCATCGTCGGGGCTGGGCCTGCGGGCCGAGCGGTGGCCGCGGCGTGCGCCGACACCGGCCTGGCCGTGACCGTGATCGATCCGGCGCCGCGCCGGGGGTGGCCGCACACCTACAGTTCCTGGCTCGACGAGCTGGACGCGGCGGTGCCGCGTTCGACGCTCGCCTCCGTGACCGCCACCATGCGCGTCTTCGGCACCTCCCCGCGCGACCTGGCCAGGCCGTACGCGGTGCTGGACAACACCGCGCTGTGGAAGCACCTGTGGCGTCCCGACGTCCACGACATCACCGGGCGCGTCGTGGGCGCCGAGCACGGTCCTACCGGTTCGACGGTGCAGCTCAAGGACGGCAGGCGGCTCGCAGCGGCCGCCGTCGTCGACGCCAGCGGCGCCGCGCGGGTGCTCTCCGGGGGCCGCCCGCCCCGGCCCGCGGCACAGCAGTCCGCGGTCGGAGTCGTGGTGGACGCCGCGACGGCCGAACCGCTGTGCCCGGTGGGCAGCGGAGTGTTCATGGACTGGCGTCCCGCTCCCGACACGCGCGGCGGCTGGCCGACGTTCCTGTACTGCGTCCGGTTCGGCACCGGCCAGGTGCTGTTGGAGGAGACCTCGCTGGCCCGGCGGCCCGCGATGCCGTTGACGCTGCTGCGCAGGCGATTGCACGGCCGGCTCGCCGCGGCCGGGATCACCGTGCCCGACGGCGCCCCCGAAGAGCGGGTGCGCTTCCCGGTGGACGATCCGATCCCGCTGCCCGGCCGGGTGGTGCCGTTCGGCGCCTCGGGCGGGCTGGTGCATCCGGCCAGCGGTTTCAGCGTCGCCGCCGCGCTGCGGCAGGCGCCGTGGGTGGCGGGAGCGTTGAGCGCGGGACTCACTGCGGGGCCGGCCAAGGCCGCGAAGGCCGCCTGGTCGATCCTCTGGCCGCCGCGCGCGATGGCGACGCACGCACTGCACAGGCGTGCGCTGCGGTCGCTGCTCGTGTTCCCGCCGAGCCTGGTGCCGGAGTTCTTCGAGGCGTTCTTCTCCCTGCCCGAAGCCGACCAGGCCGCGTTCCTGGCGGCCGAACGCGACCCGGCCCGAACGGCCGCCGCGATGACGACGCTCTTCCGCCGTTCCCCCTGGTCGGTTCGGCGCAGGCTGGTGGCCGGCGGTTTCGGTCCCGGTGGCGGCGAGGCGCAGCACGGCTTCGGCGGCCTCTGA